A region of the Haemophilus parainfluenzae genome:
ATTGGAAAGAAAATGGCCTCAATAAAACTTACAAAGGATAACCAAAACACGGCAAAGCGATGTTTTGACCATTGCATTGTTTTATCATACATCGCACCAAAAATATTCATTCACTTATCCTTTATTGCTTCAATGGGGAAAATTCGTTTCAAAATGGCACATTATTCACTTTCCAGCCAATCTTGTAAAGCAGCAATTGACTGATGAGCAGTAAGATCGGCTTGAATTGGCGTAATGGCAACATACCCATTTTTTACCGCATGGAAATCTGTACCTTCACCATCATATTCTGGCAAGCCTGATGGACCAATCCAATAGATATTTTCGCCACGAGGATCTTCTTGTTTAATCACTTCAGCCGCAGATGTGCGATAGCCTAAATGACACACCTTAATACCTTTAAGTTCTTCATAAGGCAAATCTGGTACATTGATATTAATCACTTCACGTTTATTCAATAATTGAGGATGTAATTTAGGGATCAAATCACACACCACGTGAGCGGCTGTTTCATAATGCTGACGACCATCTAAAGAGACAGCAATGGCTGGCAATCCTAAATGACGACCTTCCAATGCAGCGGCCAAAGTACCGGAATAAATCGTATCATCCCCCATATTACAACCCGCATTAATGCCTGATACAACAAGATCCACTTGTCCAGATAAAAAACCGTTTAATGCCAAATGCACACAATCAGCCGGTGTACCATTCACGCAATAATCACCACTGTCTAAATGACGCGGGCGAAGTGGCTCAACAAGCGTTAATGAGCTTGATGCTGCGCTGCGATTACGATCGGGCGCTACAATCACCACATCGGCAATTTTTCGTAATTCTTTTGCTAAAACTTGAATCCCTTCGGCGTGAAAACCATCATCATTGCTGACTAAAATTCGCATTATTCTTCTTCCTTCATATTCACTAACTCTCGCACCAATGCAGTAGCATAACTCCCTGCCGGCAAATAAAACGAGAGTTTCAATCCTTCTTCAACAAACGTCCAATGGAAATCTTTTGCTTTCATCAATAAAGGGCGTCGAGCGGCTTTCATTCTTTCTTGTTTCATTAATTCTTGGAAAACTTGATGTTCTAAAACCACTTGATTTTCAACCACACTTGCGGATAAATTTTCTTCTCCAATTAAAGGCGCGGTCAGCAAAATATCTTGCTCGTTTAAACGTTGCTGTAAAACCGCTAAATCTTCATTTTCATCGGCCTTAAACCAACTGTGCGATCCGTTTAATTGCACAATATCGTCTCTTAGAACCTGATCTGCCACATTTTGTTCAATTCGTTCTGCTACAACTAAATTAAAAATTTCGCTACGAGCCGCCGAAAGGTAAAAACTGCGTTTTTTACGATCTTTAACCTTAATCTCCCCTTTCGCCCAACGAATCGCTTGAGTCAGATTATGACCATCACGCCCAAAACGCTGTTCGGTGAAATAGTTAGGGAAACCATATTTCGCCACAAAATTTAAACGTTCATTTAACTCATCACTTTCTTTTGCTCCGCGCAATAAAATCTCGAAAGCATTTCCTTGAAGACTACCCGTGCGGATTTTACGATTGTGGCGAGTCACTTCTAAAATCTCGACACCTTCCAATTGAAATTGACTAAAATCAGGCGTTTCTTTCCCTGGCATTTGCAAACAAAACCATTGTTCTGTAATGCCATGACGATCTTTCAAACCAGCATAACCCATATTTCGATCAGAAATACCTGCAAACTTGGCAAGTTTTTCACCCACAAACAACGTATTACAATCTGTTTTACGGATTTTTACCGCCACAAATTCGCCTTCGCCAGACATTTCATAGCCAAGATCTTCTTTCACAATAAAATCAGCAAATTCTTGCTTTAAAAGTGCGGTTGTTTTTGGCGGTGTTTTTAAGGTGAAATAAGGGAGATGTTTGACCATTTTTTTCGTTCTAAAATAAGAAAGCCCAACTTTTTTCGCTGCAATAAATAGCGTGATCAGCTGGGCATGTTAAGCACAATTTATTCGCGCAGAATTTTAACCTTTCCGCCCCTTCAAGGCAAACTGAAATGAGAATAAATTTTTAGCGACATTTTCATCTTTATCCCCTACAATGACCGCACTTTTTCTGACAAAAGGAATGCCTTATGACGAACTTTAACGAACTTCAAGAAGAAACCCGTGAAATCATTACGGACTTATTAAATGATGGCAGCGATCCGGATGCCCTTTATATTATCGAACATCACATCGCTCATTATGATTTTGATACCTTAGAAAAAATTGCCGTGGATGCTTTCAAAGCGGGCTATGAAGTGTCAGAAGCAGAAGAATTCGAAGATGAAAATGGCAAGGTCATTTTCTGTTTTGACATCATCAGTGAAGTAGAATTAAAGCCCGAAATTATCGATGCACAACAAAAAGAAATTTTACCATTAGTGGAAAAATACAAAGGCATTTATGATGGCTGGGGCACGTATTTTGAAGATCCAAATGCCGAGGACGATGAATACGGCGATGACGGCGAATTTTTTGACGATGAAGATGTCGAAGACGACAACGAACGTTTACATTAATAATAACAAAGGGCGTGTTAAATCGCCCTTAATTTTTATCTTACCCAAATAGGAATGAAACAATGAAACTCAAAGCGCTTTCTTTAGCATTATTTGCCTTACCTATCACTTCTTTTGCAATAGAACCCGTATCTCATCAGCCAACGGATGTCAGCTTTAGTGTTGAAGCAGAAAAAGAAGTAGAACGTGATTTATTACAAGTCTCCCTTTTTTACCAAGCGGAAGGCAATGATTTATCCGCACTCAATAAAACCATGGCAGAAAAAATGAATAAAGCCATTGAGTTAGCAAAAGCACAAAGTGCGGTTGAAATTAAGGACAATTCTCGTAATACCTGGATTCGCTATGATAATAAAGGCAAACAACAAGGCTGGATTGCGCGTGCAGAATTAACCTTAGAAAGTAAAGATTCTCAAGCATTATCAACCTTAGTGCATGAATTAGATGGCGTATTAGCCATTGATCGCGTAAGCGCGTCTGTTTCACGTGAGAAATTAAATAGCTTAGAAAAAGAATTAACCAAAGAAGCTTTAGCGAAAGTTAAAGATAAAGCCCTATTAATTCAAGAATCTTTGCAGATGAAAGGTTATCACACACAAAGCCTTGAGGTGTCTTCTGCCAATGATTCAGCGAATGATTTCCGCCCTTATGCTGCAGGGGCAATAATGGCAAAAAGTTTCTCTTACTCGGATGAAAAAGATGAAACTTACACTCAAAGTGGCAAAGAGAAAATTAAAGTCAGTGTGAATGCGCGAATTGCATTGCTTAAAGAATAATTTTCTATACAATGAACGACGATTTTTTAATAAGGAAAACAATATGAAAGTAGCAAAAAATACGGTTGTGAGTATCGCTTACCAAGTACGTACTCAAGACGGTGTATTAGTTGATGAAGCACCAACAAATCAACCATTAGAATATTTACAAGGCCACAATAACTTAATCATTGGTCTTGAAAATGCCTTAGAAGGTAAAGAAGTTGGCGACAAATTTGAAGTACGTGTTCAACCTGAAGAAGGCTACGGCGAATACAATGAAAACATGGTTCAACGTGTACCAAAAGAGGTATTCCAAGGCGTTGATGAAGTGGTTGTTGGTATGCGTTTCTTAGCAGATACAGACATCGGCCCAGTTCCTGTTGTGATCACTGAAGTGGATGGCGATGAAGTAGTGGTTGATGGTAACCATATGTTAGCGGGTCAAGAATTACACTTCACTGTTGAAGTTGTTGGCACTCGTGAAGCAACATTAGAAGAAATTGCTCACGGTCACGTACATGGTGCACACGATCATCACCACCATCACGATGACGAAGATGGTCACAGTTGTGGTTGCGGCGGTCACGGTCACCATCACCATCACCATGATCACGATCATGAACACGGCGGTTGCTGTGGCAGTGGTCATAAACACGATCATGATCACGGACACGGTCATGGCGGCTGTGGTTGCGGCGGTCACTAATCTTAATCTAGAGATAAAACTAGAGACAAAAAAAGTGTGGTTAAAAATAACCGCACTTTTTCTTTATCTAAACTTTCATTACAGAATGAATCGACTTAAATCTTCATTTTCAATCACTTCGCCTAATGCCTCAATCACATAGGCCGCATCGATATTCACGGTTTGTCCGTTCATATCGCTCGCATCAAATGAAATTTTATCCATTAAACGTTCCATAACGGTATGTAAACGTCTTGCTCCGATATTCTCTGTTTTCTCATTCACACGGAAAGCTGCTTCAGCAATTTTCTTAATCGCATCTTGTGTAAACTCAATACTCACGCCTTCTGTTGCCATAAGCGCTTTATATTGCTCTGTTAAAGACGCATTTGGCTCAGTTAAAATACGCTCAAAATCTTCTGCCGTTAATGCTGATAATTCAACACGAATCGGCAAACGACCTTGCAACTCTGGATTAAATCCGATGGACGCGCCACTTGGAATGCACCCGATGCAATAAAGAGAATATGATCGGTTTTCACCATCCCGTGTTTGGTATTAACCGTTGAACCTTCCACCAATGGTAATAAGTCACGTTGCACACCTTCACGAGAAACATCCGCACCACTGTATTCGCCTTTTTTACAGATCTTGTCAATCTCATCAATAAACACAATACCGTTTTGCTCAACGGCATCAATGGCTTTTTGTTTCAATTCTTCTGGATTAATCAATTTGGCCGCTTCATCGTCAATTAAGGTTTTTAATGCATCCTTAATTTTCATTTTGCGTTTTTTGGTTTTATCCGAACCCAGGCTTTGGAACATGGATTGCAACTGATTGGTCATTTCTTCCATACCTGGAGGTGCCATGATTTCCACACCCATTGAAACGCCCGCCGACACATCAATTTCGATTTCTTTATCGTCTAATTGACCTTCTCGTAATTTTTTACGGAACGCTTGGCGAGTGCTGCTGTTGGTGTCGTGGTTTTCCACTTCACCCCATTGATTTTTTGGTGGTGGTAGTAATGCATCTAAAATACGATCTTCAGCCGCATCTTCTGCTTTCGCACGATTTTTCGCAATTTCTTGTTGGCGAACCAATTTCATCGCACTGTCCGTTAAATCACGAATAATGGAGTCCACTTCTTTCCCCACATAGCCCACTTCGGTGAACTTGGTCGCTTCCACTTTAATGAATGGTGCATTAGCTAATTTTGCAAGACGACGCGCAATCTCGGTTTTCCCCACACCCGTTGGACCAATCATTAAAATATTTTTAGGGGTCACTTCATGGCGAAGTGGCTCTTGCAACTGCATTCTTCTCCAACGGTTACGTAATGCGATCGCAACCGCTCTTTTCGCCTCTTTTTGGCCGATAATATGTTGATCTAATTCGGAAACAATTTCACGCGGGTCATTTCAGACATAATTTTTCCTTATTTATTCGGTAATTCTTCGATAGTGAAATTCGTATTGGTAAACACGCAAATATCACCAGCAATTTTTAAAGACTTCTCAACAATTTCACGTGCTGATAAATCGGTATTTTCCACCAATGCACGAGCGGCCGACAACGCATAATTACCGCCTGAACCAATCGCTAAAATCTGATCGGCTTCCGGTTGCACCACATCACCAATACCGGTAATGATTAAACTTTCTTTTTCATCCGCCACAATCAGCATCGCTTCTAACTTGCGTAACGCACGATCGGTTCGCCAATCTTTGGCTAATTCCACCGCGGCTTTTAACAAATTCCCTTGATGCATTTCTAATTTACGCTCAAATAATTCAAATAAAGTGAACGCATCAGCTGTGCCGCCTGCGAAACCGGCTAGAACTTTGCCATTATATAAACGGCGTACTTTGCGGGCATTCCCCTTCATCACTGTATTGCCTAGTGAAACCTGTCCATCGCCCCCAACAACTACTTGGCCATTACGACGTACGCTTACAATTGTTGTCATTCTTTTTATCCTTCTTTTAAGAAAAGTTACTCGTTATATGGCGATCGATTCCACCAAATTCAAGGGGAAATTTTTCTTTGATGTTTTATTAAACAACCATCTCAAAAAAATGTGACAAAGATCACTTTTCTAAATGGCAAACGATTGCTATTATTTCACATCTTTATTTTAAAGGAATATGATTTGTTACAAGTAAAACAAACTACTTAATGAGGAAAACATGAAAAATTTACTTAAACTTTCTGCCATTGCAATTTTAGCGGCAAGCGCAGTCTCTACTTTTGCATCAAACAAAGAACCTTACACTGAACAAGGTACGAATGCTCGTGAAATGACAGAGCAAAAACCGATTCACTGGATCTCTGTTGAGCAGTTGAAAAAAGAATTGGAAGGTAAAGCCCCCATTAATGTGAGCTTCGACATTGACGATACTGTACTTTTCAGTAGCCCTTGTTTCTATCACGGCCAAGAAAAATACTCTCCAGGTAAAAATGATTACTTAAAAAATCAAGATTTCTGGAATGAAGTGAATGCAGGTTGTGACCAATATTCCATTCCAAAACAAATTGCGGTGGATTTAATTAACATGCACCAAGCACGTGGTGACCAAATTTATTTTATTACCGGTCGTACAGCGGGCGATAAAGATGGTGTGACACCAGTGCTACAAAAAGCCTTTAATATTAAAGACATGCACCCTGTAGAATTCATGGGCGGTCGCAAACTTCCAACTAAATATAACAAAACACCAGGTATTATTGAGCACAAAGTGAGTATTCACTATGGTGACAGCGATGACGATATCCTCGCAGCAAAAGAAGCGGGTATTCGTGGTATTCGTTTAATGCGTGCTGCTAACTCCACTTATCAACCAATGCCAACCCTTGGTGGCTACGGTGAAGAAGTATTGATTAACTCAAACTACTAATCTTCCTAAAAAGTGCGGTTATTTTGATCTGACCCCAAAAAGTTAGACTGTTATTTAAAGGATTGTTTTCGATATTGTATCGGACTCAGTCCTTTTAATTTTAGTTGAATCCTTCGATGATTATAGTAATCCAAATAATCTCTGACAGCATCAACTATCTCTTCTTTTGTTTTAAATTCCCGACCATAAAAACATTCCGTTTTTAATCGCCCAAAGAAACTTTCCATCGCGGCATTGTCCAAGCAATTCCCTTTTCTCGACATACTTTGAATAATGCCATATTCAGCCAAGATTCGACGATAAGCTACCATTTGATATTGCCATCCCTGGTCTGAATGCAAAATGACACCACAAGCTTTATTTAATCCTTTGACGGCTTGCATTAACATGTCCTCTACTTGCGCCCAGTTTAGGGAATAGCTGAGATTATAGGAGACTACCTCATTGTTAAATAAGTCTAAAATTGGAGATAAATAGACTTTACTCCCATCTTTCGCCTTAAACTCTGTGATATCAGTTACCCATTTTTGTTTAGGAGCCGTTGCACTAAAATCGCGTTCAAGATAATTCGGTGCAATCCCCCCTATCGTGCCTCGATAGGTCGTAAATTTCTTGCTTTTTCTTGACCGCACTTGAAGCCCAAGTGTCTGCATTAAGCGTTGGACTTTTTTATGATTTACGT
Encoded here:
- the surE gene encoding 5'/3'-nucleotidase SurE encodes the protein MRILVSNDDGFHAEGIQVLAKELRKIADVVIVAPDRNRSAASSSLTLVEPLRPRHLDSGDYCVNGTPADCVHLALNGFLSGQVDLVVSGINAGCNMGDDTIYSGTLAAALEGRHLGLPAIAVSLDGRQHYETAAHVVCDLIPKLHPQLLNKREVININVPDLPYEELKGIKVCHLGYRTSAAEVIKQEDPRGENIYWIGPSGLPEYDGEGTDFHAVKNGYVAITPIQADLTAHQSIAALQDWLESE
- the truD gene encoding tRNA pseudouridine(13) synthase TruD, with product MVKHLPYFTLKTPPKTTALLKQEFADFIVKEDLGYEMSGEGEFVAVKIRKTDCNTLFVGEKLAKFAGISDRNMGYAGLKDRHGITEQWFCLQMPGKETPDFSQFQLEGVEILEVTRHNRKIRTGSLQGNAFEILLRGAKESDELNERLNFVAKYGFPNYFTEQRFGRDGHNLTQAIRWAKGEIKVKDRKKRSFYLSAARSEIFNLVVAERIEQNVADQVLRDDIVQLNGSHSWFKADENEDLAVLQQRLNEQDILLTAPLIGEENLSASVVENQVVLEHQVFQELMKQERMKAARRPLLMKAKDFHWTFVEEGLKLSFYLPAGSYATALVRELVNMKEEE
- the rraB gene encoding ribonuclease E inhibitor RraB, which gives rise to MTNFNELQEETREIITDLLNDGSDPDALYIIEHHIAHYDFDTLEKIAVDAFKAGYEVSEAEEFEDENGKVIFCFDIISEVELKPEIIDAQQKEILPLVEKYKGIYDGWGTYFEDPNAEDDEYGDDGEFFDDEDVEDDNERLH
- a CDS encoding SIMPL domain-containing protein (The SIMPL domain is named for its presence in mouse protein SIMPL (signalling molecule that associates with mouse pelle-like kinase). Bacterial member BP26, from Brucella, was shown to assemble into a channel-like structure, while YggE from E. coli has been associated with resistance to oxidative stress.) produces the protein MKLKALSLALFALPITSFAIEPVSHQPTDVSFSVEAEKEVERDLLQVSLFYQAEGNDLSALNKTMAEKMNKAIELAKAQSAVEIKDNSRNTWIRYDNKGKQQGWIARAELTLESKDSQALSTLVHELDGVLAIDRVSASVSREKLNSLEKELTKEALAKVKDKALLIQESLQMKGYHTQSLEVSSANDSANDFRPYAAGAIMAKSFSYSDEKDETYTQSGKEKIKVSVNARIALLKE
- the slyD gene encoding peptidylprolyl isomerase; this encodes MKVAKNTVVSIAYQVRTQDGVLVDEAPTNQPLEYLQGHNNLIIGLENALEGKEVGDKFEVRVQPEEGYGEYNENMVQRVPKEVFQGVDEVVVGMRFLADTDIGPVPVVITEVDGDEVVVDGNHMLAGQELHFTVEVVGTREATLEEIAHGHVHGAHDHHHHHDDEDGHSCGCGGHGHHHHHHDHDHEHGGCCGSGHKHDHDHGHGHGGCGCGGH
- the hslV gene encoding ATP-dependent protease subunit HslV encodes the protein MTTIVSVRRNGQVVVGGDGQVSLGNTVMKGNARKVRRLYNGKVLAGFAGGTADAFTLFELFERKLEMHQGNLLKAAVELAKDWRTDRALRKLEAMLIVADEKESLIITGIGDVVQPEADQILAIGSGGNYALSAARALVENTDLSAREIVEKSLKIAGDICVFTNTNFTIEELPNK
- the aphA gene encoding acid phosphatase AphA — protein: MKNLLKLSAIAILAASAVSTFASNKEPYTEQGTNAREMTEQKPIHWISVEQLKKELEGKAPINVSFDIDDTVLFSSPCFYHGQEKYSPGKNDYLKNQDFWNEVNAGCDQYSIPKQIAVDLINMHQARGDQIYFITGRTAGDKDGVTPVLQKAFNIKDMHPVEFMGGRKLPTKYNKTPGIIEHKVSIHYGDSDDDILAAKEAGIRGIRLMRAANSTYQPMPTLGGYGEEVLINSNY
- a CDS encoding IS3 family transposase, with product MIQRLRTCYPLKWLLGFAQLARSTFFAKLQIKPDKDELLKKAIKRIKANHPDYGYRRVHACLPDVNHKKVQRLMQTLGLQVRSRKSKKFTTYRGTIGGIAPNYLERDFSATAPKQKWVTDITEFKAKDGSKVYLSPILDLFNNEVVSYNLSYSLNWAQVEDMLMQAVKGLNKACGVILHSDQGWQYQMVAYRRILAEYGIIQSMSRKGNCLDNAAMESFFGRLKTECFYGREFKTKEEIVDAVRDYLDYYNHRRIQLKLKGLSPIQYRKQSFK